From the genome of Danio aesculapii chromosome 16, fDanAes4.1, whole genome shotgun sequence, one region includes:
- the adar gene encoding LOW QUALITY PROTEIN: double-stranded RNA-specific adenosine deaminase (The sequence of the model RefSeq protein was modified relative to this genomic sequence to represent the inferred CDS: inserted 9 bases in 7 codons; deleted 2 bases in 2 codons; substituted 1 base at 1 genomic stop codon), whose translation MSRGRGGNYKDSQRFSLPFRKGQPQYYSSTTAGQPRGPRVPSPSSSSGSSPHPSFYSSYSSGPGVPPRDHRFPPHHSDPSLWASPQHGSDQISDSNGVSFRQNQVQFLRGQSAQAPQFKAPQQRGSQSSNQEEEVSTEPIQYRAGYRDFKTNSYNFGRRDCYGRGQDNWQGEQNFGPKRRSGWNHPHQKGQYYSNQHNKHFWNAQANDLSSGIHNLSFGDRVKRLDTSDILSCSNPSSKVSSSPSSFRESLYLTPEIHQQVCAFLTSLRPDETIQAKVLGKKLGLPKKIVNKVLYDLLKSNQVVKQGETPPLWRLRVEEGREPIKEKDQAQSSKDLDKQTVQSPFINQKVGWDFTSTSTPSPSKILIEADSDTSDESEDSEGDDTCEKLLADQDKKTLSPTVQSVTLSTMADSKDSKEKILQYLYEAGTGSALVIAKNLGLRSAKQVNPTLYALEKQGDVNRNTEVNPPTWELSAHRQEKMDRQRKAAATANQDVNSAATLSLEDEAIANVALVNFEPMEGAGNPLVEMLDNDNVFGNTDVDIPGLEPVSKASDLSSSTHHNFQPMPNQFSYYQETASNGGEQSQWASDDIPEFLNTIRSEVAVSLAAPPPPAQSMESNRLQKLKEARSKNPVSGLMEFAQHLGYTCEFLLLDQSGPSHDPRFRMQVMLDGRRFPAAEGSNKKVAKKDAAAITLKILWKELDGGGGEEEEEPNIEGAGSTTDLADDMGGTDTPPQALSRSLPGGKNPVSVLMEHSQRSGHPIQFIXTGQEGPSHDPRFMFRVKVGERLFQEASAPSKKAARQLAAEEAVKEXMGDGLLHLNKPPSSKXFCPMGDSESQPVFPACPSLPPLTAAELQAAHEAGVGDLINHLNNNAVSGLLEYARARGFAAEIRLVGQSGPSHEPKFTYQAKLGGRWFPAVCASNKKQGKQEAADAALRVLIGEAEKAARTGELMPELPVSGXTIHDQIAMLSHQRFNALTARIQHSLXGRKILATIVMRNGTDSLGKVVSLGTGNRCVKGEELSLRGDTVNDCHAEXISRRGFIRFLYSELGKHWESPGDEIFELAGDGKLKIKSDITFHLYISTAPCGDSALFDKSCSEAAELNGSGHMPLFENIKQGXLRTKVENGEGAIPVESSDIVPTWDGIQHGERLRTMSCSDKILRWNVLGLQGALLTHFIHPIYLHSITLGYLYSHGHLTRAVCCRLSRDGDAFKSSLPANFTLNHPEVGRVSVYDSTRHTSKTKESSVNWSQPDQYSVEVLDGTKGKLDSPKMEVSRVSKSNLFRLFHALCQRAGRADLLALPSYAHAKXAATSFQEAKRLFFLALSQHGYGAWIGKPLEEKSFEGEAKSSEPMGGSGDVQASGCVVDPNSFLSSDNNNFLSAAQGF comes from the exons ATGAGCAGAGGTAGAGGAGGGAATTACAAAGATAGCCAGCGATTCTCCCTCCCTTTTAGAAAGGGACAGCCTCAGTATTATTCTTCTACAACCGCTGGTCAACCACGGGGCCCTCGTGTCCCAAGCCCCAGCTCTTCATCTGGCAGCTCTCCACATCCTTCCTTTTACTCCTCCTACTCAAGTGGTCCTGGTGTACCTCCACGTGATCATCGTTTTCCCCCTCATCACTCTGATCCATCCCTGTGGGCATCCCCCCAGCACGGCAGTGATCAGATCTCTGACTCAAATGGTGTAAGCTTCCGACAAAACCAGGTGCAGTTCCTCAGGGGGCAGAGTGCACAGGCTCCTCAGTTCAAAGCACCCCAACAGCGAGGCTCCCAAAGCTCTAACCAAGAGGAAGAGGTCTCAACTGAGCCTATTCAGTACCGGGCAGGTTATCGTGACTTTAAAACAAACAGTTACAATTTTGGAAGAAGAGACTGCTACGGCAGAGGACAGGATAACTGGCAGGGGGAGCAGAACTTTGGACCTAAAAGAAGGTCAGGGTGGAATCACCCTCACCAGAAGGGGCAATATTATTCAAATCAGCACAATAAGCACTTCTGGAATGCACAGGCTAATGATTTATCCTCCGGCATCCATAATCTAAGTTTTGGTGATCGTGTTAAAAGGTTAGACACCTCTGACATCTTGTCCTGCAGTAACCCTTCTTCTAAGGTTTCCAGTTCTCCTAGTTCATTCAGAGAGTCTCTGTATTTGACCCCTGAGATCCACCAACAGGTCTGTGCTTTTTTGACGTCACTCAGGCCAGACGAGACTATTCAGGCAAAGGTCTTGGGCAAAAAGCTTGGTCTCCCCAAGAAGATTGTTAATAAGGTTTTGTATGACCTTTTGAAGTCAAACCAAGTAGTGAAACAAGGAGAGACCCCTCCTCTGTGGAGACTCCGTGTAGAGGAGGGCCGTGAACCTATCAAAGAGAAAGACCAAGCGCAGTCTTCAAAAGATTTGGACAAACAGACAGTACAGAGTCCATTCATAAACCAGAAAGTTGGTTGGGATTTCACTAGCACCAGTACTCCCTCTCCATCAAAGATTCTCATTGAGGCTGACAGCGATACCAGTGACGAATCAGAGGACTCTGAAGGTGACGATACCTGTGAAAAGTTGCTTGCGGACCAGGATAAAAAGACTCTTTCACCTACAGTGCAGTCTGTAACATTGTCAACAATGGCTGATTCTAAAGATAGCAAAGAGAAGATCCTACAGTACCTCTATGAAGCGGGTACGGGAAGTGCACTTGTGATTGCCAAGAATCTTGGCCTGCGAAGTGCCAAGCAGGTCAATCCCACACTCTATGCCTTGGAGAAACAAGGTGATGTAAACCGCAACACTGAAGTTAATCCACCTACCTGGGAGCTAAGTGCACACCGACAGGAAAAGATGGACCGCCAACGAAAAGCTGCTGCAACAGCAAACCAGGATGTAAACAGTGCTGCGACTTTAAGCTTGGAAGATGAAGCGATTGCAAATGTAGCTCTGGTCAACTTTGAGCCAATGGAAGGAGCTGGAAATCCATTGGTTGAGATGTTAGAcaatgacaatgtttttggtaacACAGATGTTGATATTCCTGGCTTAGAACCGGTATCCAAAGCAAGTGACCTTTCCTCCTCTACCCATCACAACTTCCAGCCTATGCCCAATCAGTTTTCCTATTATCAGGAGACTGCAAGTAATGGAGGAGAGCAGTCACAGTGGGCATCTGATGATATTCCAGAGTTCCTGAACACAATTCGTTCTGAGGTCGCAGTTTCCTTGGCTGCACCCCCTCCGCCGGCCCAAAGCATGGAGTCCAACAGATTGCAGAAACTGAAGGAGGCCCGCAGTAAGAACCCAGTTAGCGGGCTGATGGAGTTTGCACAGCATCTTGGATACACTTGTGAATTCCTACTTTTAGACCAGTCTGGACCCTCACATGACCCCAG GTTTCGAATGCAGGTCATGTTAGATGGTCGCAGGTTTCCAGCAGCTGAGGGTTCGAACAAAAAAGTGGCAAAAAAAGATGCTGCTGCCATCACCCTGAAAATTCTTTGGAAGGAGTTGGATGGAGGAGGtggagaggaagaggaagaacCAAACATTGAGGGAGCTGGGTCAACCACCGATCTGGCGGATGATATG GGTGGCACGGATACTCCACCTCAGGCTCTCTCTCGGTCACTACCTGGAGGAAAGAATCCTGTTTCTGTTCTGATGGAGCACAGTCAGCGCAGTGGGCACCCCATTCAGTTTA AAACAGGGCAGGAAGGGCCCTCTCATGATCCACG GTTTATGTTCCGCGTGAAGGTTGGGGAGCGTCTCTTCCAAGAAGCGTCAGCACCTAGTAAGAAAGCAGCGAGGCAGCTGGCAGCAGAGGAGGCTGTGAAAG CTATGGGAGACGGACTACTGCATCTTAACAAG CCACCAT CCTCCAAGTAGTTCTGTCCTATGGGTGACAGTGAGTCGCAGCCAGTGTTTCCGGCATGCCCCTCTCTGCCCCCCTTGACTGCAGCTGAGCTCCAGGCAGCCCATGAGGCAGGAGTGGGTGACCTCATCAACCACCTGAATAACAACGCAGTGTCCGGTCTGCTTGAGTACGCCCGTGCTCGAGGCTTCGCTGCTGAGATCCGCCTGGTGGGCCAGTCTGGACCCTCACACGAGCCCAA gtTTACGTACCAGGCTAAATTGGGTGGGCGGTGGTTTCCTGCAGTGTGTGCCAGTAATAAGAAGCAGGGCAAGCAGGAGGCAGCGGACGCTGCTCTCAGAGTGCTCATCGGAGAG GCCGAGAAAGCAGCACGTACTGGAGAGCTCATGCCAGAG ttGCCAGTATCAG GTACAATTCATGATCAGATCGCCATGCTAAGCCACCAGCGCTTCAATGCCCTCACTGCACGCATTCAACACAGCC CTGGTAGAAAAATTCTTGCAACTATTGTGATGCGCAATGGAACGGACAGTCTTGGA AAGGTTGTCAGCCTCGGGACAG GAAACCGCTGTGTTAAAGGAGAGGAGCTCAGTCTTCGCGGGGACACTGTAAATGACTGCCATGCAGA AATCTCAAGAAGAGGCTTTATCAG GTTTTTGTACAGTGAGCTGGGAAAGCACTGGGAAAGTCCTGGCGATGAGATTTTTGAGCTGGCAGGCGATGGTAAGCTGAAGATCAAATCTGACATCACCTTTCATCTCTACATTAG CACTGCTCCATGTGGCGACAGTGCTCTCTTTGATAAATCGTGCAGCGAAGCGGCTGAACTCAATGGCTCTGGACACATGCCTCTTTTTGAGAACATCAAACAGG AACTCAGGACCAAAGTGGAGAACG GTGAGGGTGCGATCCCAGTGGAGTCCAGTGATATTGTGCCCACCTGGGATGGCATTCAGCATGGCGAGCGCCTGAGGACCATGAGCTGCAGTGATAAGATCCTGCGCTGGAACGTGCTCGGCCTGCAGGGGGCGCTGCTTACCCACTTCATCCACCCCATTTATTTGCACTCCATCACTCTTG GGTATCTCTACAGCCACGGTCACCTGACTCGAGCCGTGTGCTGCCGATTGTCCAGAGATGGGGATGCATTTAAAAGCAGTTTACCGGCGAACTTTACTCTCAACCACCCTGAG GTGGGAAGGGTGAGTGTGTACGACTCGACACGCCACACAAGTAAGACCAAAGAGTCCAGCGTCAACTGGAGCCAACCGGACCAGTACAGCGTGGAGGTTCTGGATGGCACCAAGGGCAAACTAGACAG TCCCAAGATGGAGGTATCTCGGGTTTCCAAGTCCAATCTGTTCCGTCTCTTCCACGCTTTGTGCCAGCGAGCAGGCCGAGCCGATCTGCTGGCGCTGCCGTCTTACGCCCACGCTAA GGCCGCCACATCATTCCAGGAAGCCAAGAGGCTGTTCTTCCTGGCACTGAGCCAACATGGATACGGTGCCTGGATTGGGAAGCCCTTGGAGGAGAAAAGTTTCGAAGGAGAAGCCAAAAGCTCTGAGCCGATGGGAGGAAGCGGAGACGTTCAGGCTTCAGGTTGCGTTGTTGACCCCAATAGCTTCTTGAGCTCAGACAACAACAACTTTCTCTCGGCGGCGCAGGGATTTTAG